In a single window of the Drosophila albomicans strain 15112-1751.03 chromosome 3, ASM965048v2, whole genome shotgun sequence genome:
- the LOC117567648 gene encoding uncharacterized protein CG5098 isoform X2, which translates to MNPLLAPPYSGTLPFDSMDLSLQSSRSAAPTLKAGQQQQQQSQQQQQQSHLHAPPSYPTIHNLTTNTPAGAQPGHLGEGHLPASASPASAASKYLNANGAGSAADCESLLPPPPNTPPNNNNSNHSSNNNNNSSSSNNNSGSSTNNSSSSNSGGNNNVPPPHYMQNRDENFKLTQLKNMQKNSELTGKDCGYVSGGASGKLGTHSLQQQQHIAKKPSPLRNYQQQQPYNMTPPPPANMKYNGPQTPPTPQSPLDYNQLHLHHQLHANVASYAPHQTQQSQHNMQQPEQQQQQQHLHYAPPTTHHNQHLAPPPPPPSHHQFQPQAQSQAQQQPQSLHQQLTPQHTPQMHSRSTPLTQLNLDMSKHKPNADETQDEAQTIITDLSTTATYRGNNNAPPATSTDDKQQQLVEAPESPYMTTSNEESLESNSNSSNSRKRRKRKASQVMRLTPSENVKRQRTPSPTHSNSCSPKRSPAKSGSDANEFQPFGMATNKEQKLHDLPQENGRGVSPPVVAAAENSNSSSMYNDADNPKTKKQRQALLQRNLTEQQQQQHQQRRLSPNGEQLSAHETLPASTVAIKEPSNDSKMPPPSPQSNSSSSSSSSSSAGTHSSHSSQTSEAQPSKRHDTEPQQDNNKVITDTPASPALVEQGNIDARPAVSVHDDEDEVQSPAGAKQSPPTTTVAAAVTPNVTANADPSHFNEVEDKLEEMFAGIEDEEPASETPSVQATAVATHHDLSAQLAQTKALAEDKPVVSTPPTVATTTPTATPTPTPELRPMATKAAMKSTLPSPIHSPAALAEVKQAKEPSLSPQPSANNIVARAPPTRSLPPRRLSMGMDPSLLRFTFEEQAKPKKTPGRKKQQPPQAEMETVQLDSDDDKPSTSAAAAAALAARKLSEATAAAKAVNTKANNNSNAKKKKKTTAAKSKKPTGKNAGKPNGKKGAGGRKPFSTDEDSTPAPNRESSNGGGATAADLRFKSPFILIKPDGTISIKNTHNAEDVNEKQTKKKQTKAPHERKNLRGMHSSTLSNRYDADTTDSSWICVFCKRGPHKLGLGDLFGPYLVSIDCDEYRCALQMPAGTQDVDGLFVSKRKRTDMVKMQERNLPVVPATLANIMQAPKITMHKRKRKQTHESAHSYSDDQNESQCSSQDPLDCSHEAKFVETFRGMSKTSEHGYEIWLHEDCAVWANDIQLIGAHINGLDAAVWDSTRYQCVHCAQPGASVCCFERACKAPAHVPCARSANWSLSEENRKVFCELHTPDKAGAATTAPGKTLGATPVPLAMPQMEAAVPAPAIFNINSLP; encoded by the exons atgAATCCTTTGCTGGCGCCGCCATACAGTGGAACATTGCCTTTTGACTCAATGGATTTGTCGCTGCAGTCGAGTCGCAGCGCTGCCCCAACGCTCAAAGCtggtcagcagcagcagcaacaatcccagcagcaacaacaacaatcacatcTTCATGCACCTCCCAGTTACCCAACGAT TCACAATCTGACCACAAATACGCCCGCAGGAGCCCAGCCAGGACATCTGGGCGAAGGACACCTGCCCGCCTCGGCGTCGCCTGCCAGCGCAGccagcaaatatttgaatgccAACGGCGCTGGCAGTGCAGCAGATTGCGAGAGTCTTTTGCCACCGCCACCAAATACCCcgcccaacaacaataacagcaaccacagcagcaataataacaacaacagtagcagtagcaacaacaacagcggcagcagcaccaacaatagcagcagcagtaatagtggcggcaacaacaatgtacCACCGCCGCATTACATGCAGAATCGTGATGAGAACTTCAAGCTGACGCAGCTGAAGAATATGCAGAAGAACAGCGAACTGACTGGCAAAGATTGCGGCTATGTGAGTGGTGGCGCCTCCGGCAAACTGGGCACGCACAgcttgcaacagcagcagcatataGCCAAAAAGC CCTCGCCACTGCGCaactatcaacaacaacagccataCAACATGACGCCCCCGCCGCCCGCCAATATGAAATACAACGGGCCGCAGACGCCGCCAACGCCACAGTCGCCTTTGGACTATAATCAGCTGCATCTGCATCATCAGCTACATGCGAATGTGGCCAGCTATGCGCCACATCAAACGCAACAGTCACAACACAATATGCAGCAGCccgaacagcaacagcagcagcaacatttacATTATGCACCACCAACAACTCATCATAATCAGCATTTAgcaccaccgccgccgccgccaagTCATCACCAGTTTCAGCCACAAGCGCAATCacaagcacagcagcaaccacagtcGCTGCACCAACAGCTGACGCCGCAACACACGCCACAAATGCATTCCCGCAGCACGCCATTGACGCAATTGAATCTCGACATGTCCAAGCACAAGCCAAATGCCGATGAGACGCAGGATGAGGCGCAAACGATCATCACGGATCTGTCCACAACTGCAACATAtcgtggcaacaacaatgcaccgccagcaacatcaactgatgacaaacaacaacagctagtTGAGGCACCTGAATCACCCTACATGACCACGTCGAATGAGGAGTCGCTGGAGTctaacagtaacagcagcaatagTCGTAAGAGACGCAAACGTAAAGCGAGTCAAGTGATGCGTCTAACACCCAGCGAGAATGTGAAAAGGCAACGCACACCGAGTCCAACgcacagcaacagttgcagtcCCAAGCGATCACCAGCCAAGAGTGGCAGCGATGCCAACGAATTTCAGCCATTTGGGATGGCCACGAATAAAGAACAAAAGTTACACGACCTACCTCAGGAGAATGGACGTGGCGTATCGCCGCCAGTTGTTGCGGCAGCTGAGAATAGCAATAGTTCATCGATGTACAACGACGCGGACAATCCGAAGACCAAGAAGCAGCGACAGGCGCTGCTGCAGCGCAATCTtacagagcaacaacaacaacagcatcagcaacgaCGTCTGTCGCCAAATGGTGAACAGTTGTCGGCACACGAAACGCTGCCAGCGAGCACAGTTGCCATCAAGGAGCCTAGCAATGACAGCAAAATGCCACCGCCCAGTCCACAGAGCAATAGTTCGAGCAGCAGCTCGAGCAGTTCCAGTGCTGGCACACATAGCAGCCACAGCAGTCAAACGAGTGAAGCGCAGCCGTCTAAGAGACACGATACGGAGCCGCAGCAGGATAACAACAAGGTGATTACCGACACCCCAGCCTCGCCGGCGCTTGTGGAGCAGGGCAACATCGACGCACGGCCTGCGGTGAGCGTTCACGATGACGAGGACGAAGTGCAATCGCCAGCAGGAGCAAAGCAATCgccgccaacaacaactgtagCTGCAGCGGTAACACCAAATGTGACTGCCAATGCGGATCCCAGCCACTTTAACGAGGTGGAGGATAAGCTGGAGGAAATGTTTGCAGGCATCGAAGATGAGGAGCCGGCAAGTGAAACGCCAAGTGTGCAGGCAACAGCAGTCGCAACGCATCATGACTTAAGCGCACAGTTAGCACAGACCAAAGCGTTAGCAGAAGATAAACCAGTTGTCAGCACACCACCAACTGTTGCCACAACCACACCCACAGCAACTCCCACGCCTACGCCTGAGTTGCGGCCGATGGCAACGAAAGCGGCCATGAAATCCACACTGCCCAGTCCCATACACAGTCCAGCGGCACTAGCTGAAGTCAAGCAAGCCAAGGAGCCATCACTCTCGCCACAGCCAAGTGCAAACAACATTGTTGCTCGTGCACCGCCAACGCGTAGCTTGCCGCCACGTCGTCTGTCGATGGGCATGGATCCATCTCTCTTACGCTTTACGTTCGAAGAGCAGGCTAAGCCTAAAAAGACGCCGGGACGCAAGAAACAGCAGCCACCGCAAGCAGAAATGGAGACAGTGCAGCTGGACAGCGATGATGACAAGCCCAGcacttcagcagcagctgctgcagcgttGGCAGCACGCAAACTAAGCGAGGCGACAGCGGCAGCCAAGGCAGTAAACACCAaggcgaacaacaacagcaatgccaagaagaaaaagaagacaaCGGCTGCCAAGAGCAAAAAACCAACGGGGAAGAACGCAGGCAAGCCGAATGGCAAGAAGGGCGCCGGTGGACGCAAACCTTTCAGCACGGATGAGGATAGCACACCGGCGCCGAATCGCGAGAGCAGCAATGGTGGTGGAGCTACAGCGGCAGATCTCAGGTTCAAATCGCCGTTCATACTCATCAAACCCGATGGCACCATCAGCATTaagaacacacacaatgcCGAGGATGTAAATGAGAAACAgacaaaaaagaagcaaacaaAGGCGCCGCACGAGCGCAAGAATTTGCGAGGAATGCACAGTTCCACCCTGAGCAATCGCTACGATGCGGACACCACTGACTCCAGTTggatttgtgtgttttgcaaGCGTGGGCCACACAAGCTTGGATTGGGCGATCTTTTTGGCCCATATCTAGTGTCCATTGACTGCGACGAGTATCGCTGTGCACTGCAGATGCCAGCAGGCACACAAGATGTTGATGGATTGTTTGTAAGTAAACGCAAGCGCACGGATATGGTCAAAATGCAGGAGCGCAATCTGCCCGTGGTACCTGCAACGCTGGCCAATATTATGCAGGCGCCCAAGATCACCATG CACAAGCGTAAGCGCAAGCAAACCCATGAGAGTGCGCATTCCTACAGCGACGATCAAAATGAATCTCAGTGCTCGTCACAGGATCCACTCGACTGCAGTCACGAGGCCAAATTCGTTGAGACATTTCGCGGCATGTCGAAAACCTCAGAGCACGGCTACGAGATTTGGTTGCACGAGGATTGTGCTGTGTGGGCAAATGACATTCAATTGATTGGTGCCCATATCAATGGCCTGGATGCAGCAGTTTGGGATAGCACAAGGTATCAGTGTGTGCATTGTGCACAGCCCGGAGCAAGTGTTTGTTGCTTTGAACGCGCCTGCAAGGCACCAGCTCATGTACCTTGCGCCCGTTCTGCCAACTGGAGTCTCAGCGAAGAAAATCGCAAAGTGTTCTGTGAGCTGCACACGCCGGACAAAGCTggagcggcaacaacagcaccaggGAAAACGCTTGGAGCGACGCCAGTGCCGCTGGCGATGCCACAAATGGAAGCTGCAGTGCCAGCGCCTGCAATATTCAACATTAATTCGCTTCCCTGA
- the LOC117567648 gene encoding uncharacterized protein CG5098 isoform X1, translating into MSNNNHPHAHLSQAAAQNPSWNPLQLDHHHQMNPLLAPPYSGTLPFDSMDLSLQSSRSAAPTLKAGQQQQQQSQQQQQQSHLHAPPSYPTIHNLTTNTPAGAQPGHLGEGHLPASASPASAASKYLNANGAGSAADCESLLPPPPNTPPNNNNSNHSSNNNNNSSSSNNNSGSSTNNSSSSNSGGNNNVPPPHYMQNRDENFKLTQLKNMQKNSELTGKDCGYVSGGASGKLGTHSLQQQQHIAKKPSPLRNYQQQQPYNMTPPPPANMKYNGPQTPPTPQSPLDYNQLHLHHQLHANVASYAPHQTQQSQHNMQQPEQQQQQQHLHYAPPTTHHNQHLAPPPPPPSHHQFQPQAQSQAQQQPQSLHQQLTPQHTPQMHSRSTPLTQLNLDMSKHKPNADETQDEAQTIITDLSTTATYRGNNNAPPATSTDDKQQQLVEAPESPYMTTSNEESLESNSNSSNSRKRRKRKASQVMRLTPSENVKRQRTPSPTHSNSCSPKRSPAKSGSDANEFQPFGMATNKEQKLHDLPQENGRGVSPPVVAAAENSNSSSMYNDADNPKTKKQRQALLQRNLTEQQQQQHQQRRLSPNGEQLSAHETLPASTVAIKEPSNDSKMPPPSPQSNSSSSSSSSSSAGTHSSHSSQTSEAQPSKRHDTEPQQDNNKVITDTPASPALVEQGNIDARPAVSVHDDEDEVQSPAGAKQSPPTTTVAAAVTPNVTANADPSHFNEVEDKLEEMFAGIEDEEPASETPSVQATAVATHHDLSAQLAQTKALAEDKPVVSTPPTVATTTPTATPTPTPELRPMATKAAMKSTLPSPIHSPAALAEVKQAKEPSLSPQPSANNIVARAPPTRSLPPRRLSMGMDPSLLRFTFEEQAKPKKTPGRKKQQPPQAEMETVQLDSDDDKPSTSAAAAAALAARKLSEATAAAKAVNTKANNNSNAKKKKKTTAAKSKKPTGKNAGKPNGKKGAGGRKPFSTDEDSTPAPNRESSNGGGATAADLRFKSPFILIKPDGTISIKNTHNAEDVNEKQTKKKQTKAPHERKNLRGMHSSTLSNRYDADTTDSSWICVFCKRGPHKLGLGDLFGPYLVSIDCDEYRCALQMPAGTQDVDGLFVSKRKRTDMVKMQERNLPVVPATLANIMQAPKITMHKRKRKQTHESAHSYSDDQNESQCSSQDPLDCSHEAKFVETFRGMSKTSEHGYEIWLHEDCAVWANDIQLIGAHINGLDAAVWDSTRYQCVHCAQPGASVCCFERACKAPAHVPCARSANWSLSEENRKVFCELHTPDKAGAATTAPGKTLGATPVPLAMPQMEAAVPAPAIFNINSLP; encoded by the exons ATGTCAAATAACAATCATCCGCACGCTCACTTGAGTCAAGCGGCGGCCCAAAATCCCTCATGGAATCCGCTGCAA CtggatcatcatcatcaaatgAATCCTTTGCTGGCGCCGCCATACAGTGGAACATTGCCTTTTGACTCAATGGATTTGTCGCTGCAGTCGAGTCGCAGCGCTGCCCCAACGCTCAAAGCtggtcagcagcagcagcaacaatcccagcagcaacaacaacaatcacatcTTCATGCACCTCCCAGTTACCCAACGAT TCACAATCTGACCACAAATACGCCCGCAGGAGCCCAGCCAGGACATCTGGGCGAAGGACACCTGCCCGCCTCGGCGTCGCCTGCCAGCGCAGccagcaaatatttgaatgccAACGGCGCTGGCAGTGCAGCAGATTGCGAGAGTCTTTTGCCACCGCCACCAAATACCCcgcccaacaacaataacagcaaccacagcagcaataataacaacaacagtagcagtagcaacaacaacagcggcagcagcaccaacaatagcagcagcagtaatagtggcggcaacaacaatgtacCACCGCCGCATTACATGCAGAATCGTGATGAGAACTTCAAGCTGACGCAGCTGAAGAATATGCAGAAGAACAGCGAACTGACTGGCAAAGATTGCGGCTATGTGAGTGGTGGCGCCTCCGGCAAACTGGGCACGCACAgcttgcaacagcagcagcatataGCCAAAAAGC CCTCGCCACTGCGCaactatcaacaacaacagccataCAACATGACGCCCCCGCCGCCCGCCAATATGAAATACAACGGGCCGCAGACGCCGCCAACGCCACAGTCGCCTTTGGACTATAATCAGCTGCATCTGCATCATCAGCTACATGCGAATGTGGCCAGCTATGCGCCACATCAAACGCAACAGTCACAACACAATATGCAGCAGCccgaacagcaacagcagcagcaacatttacATTATGCACCACCAACAACTCATCATAATCAGCATTTAgcaccaccgccgccgccgccaagTCATCACCAGTTTCAGCCACAAGCGCAATCacaagcacagcagcaaccacagtcGCTGCACCAACAGCTGACGCCGCAACACACGCCACAAATGCATTCCCGCAGCACGCCATTGACGCAATTGAATCTCGACATGTCCAAGCACAAGCCAAATGCCGATGAGACGCAGGATGAGGCGCAAACGATCATCACGGATCTGTCCACAACTGCAACATAtcgtggcaacaacaatgcaccgccagcaacatcaactgatgacaaacaacaacagctagtTGAGGCACCTGAATCACCCTACATGACCACGTCGAATGAGGAGTCGCTGGAGTctaacagtaacagcagcaatagTCGTAAGAGACGCAAACGTAAAGCGAGTCAAGTGATGCGTCTAACACCCAGCGAGAATGTGAAAAGGCAACGCACACCGAGTCCAACgcacagcaacagttgcagtcCCAAGCGATCACCAGCCAAGAGTGGCAGCGATGCCAACGAATTTCAGCCATTTGGGATGGCCACGAATAAAGAACAAAAGTTACACGACCTACCTCAGGAGAATGGACGTGGCGTATCGCCGCCAGTTGTTGCGGCAGCTGAGAATAGCAATAGTTCATCGATGTACAACGACGCGGACAATCCGAAGACCAAGAAGCAGCGACAGGCGCTGCTGCAGCGCAATCTtacagagcaacaacaacaacagcatcagcaacgaCGTCTGTCGCCAAATGGTGAACAGTTGTCGGCACACGAAACGCTGCCAGCGAGCACAGTTGCCATCAAGGAGCCTAGCAATGACAGCAAAATGCCACCGCCCAGTCCACAGAGCAATAGTTCGAGCAGCAGCTCGAGCAGTTCCAGTGCTGGCACACATAGCAGCCACAGCAGTCAAACGAGTGAAGCGCAGCCGTCTAAGAGACACGATACGGAGCCGCAGCAGGATAACAACAAGGTGATTACCGACACCCCAGCCTCGCCGGCGCTTGTGGAGCAGGGCAACATCGACGCACGGCCTGCGGTGAGCGTTCACGATGACGAGGACGAAGTGCAATCGCCAGCAGGAGCAAAGCAATCgccgccaacaacaactgtagCTGCAGCGGTAACACCAAATGTGACTGCCAATGCGGATCCCAGCCACTTTAACGAGGTGGAGGATAAGCTGGAGGAAATGTTTGCAGGCATCGAAGATGAGGAGCCGGCAAGTGAAACGCCAAGTGTGCAGGCAACAGCAGTCGCAACGCATCATGACTTAAGCGCACAGTTAGCACAGACCAAAGCGTTAGCAGAAGATAAACCAGTTGTCAGCACACCACCAACTGTTGCCACAACCACACCCACAGCAACTCCCACGCCTACGCCTGAGTTGCGGCCGATGGCAACGAAAGCGGCCATGAAATCCACACTGCCCAGTCCCATACACAGTCCAGCGGCACTAGCTGAAGTCAAGCAAGCCAAGGAGCCATCACTCTCGCCACAGCCAAGTGCAAACAACATTGTTGCTCGTGCACCGCCAACGCGTAGCTTGCCGCCACGTCGTCTGTCGATGGGCATGGATCCATCTCTCTTACGCTTTACGTTCGAAGAGCAGGCTAAGCCTAAAAAGACGCCGGGACGCAAGAAACAGCAGCCACCGCAAGCAGAAATGGAGACAGTGCAGCTGGACAGCGATGATGACAAGCCCAGcacttcagcagcagctgctgcagcgttGGCAGCACGCAAACTAAGCGAGGCGACAGCGGCAGCCAAGGCAGTAAACACCAaggcgaacaacaacagcaatgccaagaagaaaaagaagacaaCGGCTGCCAAGAGCAAAAAACCAACGGGGAAGAACGCAGGCAAGCCGAATGGCAAGAAGGGCGCCGGTGGACGCAAACCTTTCAGCACGGATGAGGATAGCACACCGGCGCCGAATCGCGAGAGCAGCAATGGTGGTGGAGCTACAGCGGCAGATCTCAGGTTCAAATCGCCGTTCATACTCATCAAACCCGATGGCACCATCAGCATTaagaacacacacaatgcCGAGGATGTAAATGAGAAACAgacaaaaaagaagcaaacaaAGGCGCCGCACGAGCGCAAGAATTTGCGAGGAATGCACAGTTCCACCCTGAGCAATCGCTACGATGCGGACACCACTGACTCCAGTTggatttgtgtgttttgcaaGCGTGGGCCACACAAGCTTGGATTGGGCGATCTTTTTGGCCCATATCTAGTGTCCATTGACTGCGACGAGTATCGCTGTGCACTGCAGATGCCAGCAGGCACACAAGATGTTGATGGATTGTTTGTAAGTAAACGCAAGCGCACGGATATGGTCAAAATGCAGGAGCGCAATCTGCCCGTGGTACCTGCAACGCTGGCCAATATTATGCAGGCGCCCAAGATCACCATG CACAAGCGTAAGCGCAAGCAAACCCATGAGAGTGCGCATTCCTACAGCGACGATCAAAATGAATCTCAGTGCTCGTCACAGGATCCACTCGACTGCAGTCACGAGGCCAAATTCGTTGAGACATTTCGCGGCATGTCGAAAACCTCAGAGCACGGCTACGAGATTTGGTTGCACGAGGATTGTGCTGTGTGGGCAAATGACATTCAATTGATTGGTGCCCATATCAATGGCCTGGATGCAGCAGTTTGGGATAGCACAAGGTATCAGTGTGTGCATTGTGCACAGCCCGGAGCAAGTGTTTGTTGCTTTGAACGCGCCTGCAAGGCACCAGCTCATGTACCTTGCGCCCGTTCTGCCAACTGGAGTCTCAGCGAAGAAAATCGCAAAGTGTTCTGTGAGCTGCACACGCCGGACAAAGCTggagcggcaacaacagcaccaggGAAAACGCTTGGAGCGACGCCAGTGCCGCTGGCGATGCCACAAATGGAAGCTGCAGTGCCAGCGCCTGCAATATTCAACATTAATTCGCTTCCCTGA
- the LOC117567649 gene encoding thymidylate kinase has product MSLSRGAFIVFEGLDRTGKTSQTRRLYNRLTEKGIKAKLIHFPERSSAIGQVINAYLTNAQDLPDEVIHLMFSANRWEHINGIRQEMLAGTTFICDRYAYSGAAYSVAKGLHFDWCCSPDRGLIKPDAVIYLKASSDEAIASRGNYGGERYEKLEFQRKVGVVFDQFCEKESSYWHQFDACQSEENLHAEIAAIVDEVLKETPSQSLAKLT; this is encoded by the exons ATGAGTCTATCACGAGGtgcatttattgtatttgaagGCCTAGATAGAACCGGCAAAACATCGCAAACACGACGATTGT ATAACCGGTTGACCGAGAAGGGAATCAAAGCAAAACTAATTCATTTCCCAGAGCGCTCCTCGGCCATTGGTCAGGTGATAAATGCCTACTTGACAAATGCACAAGATCTACCCGATGAGGTGATACACCTAATGTTCTCTGCCAATCGCTGGGAGCACATCAATGGCATACGACAGGAAATGTTGGCGGGCACAACATTCATATGCGATCGCTATGCGTACTCTGGAGCCGCTTACTCGGTGGCCAAGGGTCTGCACTTTGATTGGTGTTGTTCACCCGATCGAGGACTAATTAAACCCGACGCTGTCATCTATCTGAAGGCATCGTCTGATGAGGCAATTGCATCACGTGGCAACTACGGCGGCGAACG tTATGAGAAATTGGAATTCCAGCgcaaagtgggcgtggtattTGATCAGTTCTGTGAAAAAGAGTCGAGCTATTGGCATCAGTTCGACGCCTGCCAAAGCGAAGAGAATCTCCATGCAGAAATTGCAGCAATTGTCGACGAAGTGTTGAAAGAGACACCTTCACAGTCGCTGGCCAAGCTCACCTAA